In Candidatus Acidiferrales bacterium, a genomic segment contains:
- the folB gene encoding dihydroneopterin aldolase translates to MAEQCIRLRNATFYAYHGVLTNEQASGGKFEVDIDMFGDFSTAAKSDHLKDAVDYEKVYQSIKRLVIDKRFYLLESLGTQIADNILANFSELDRVIVKVRKHSPQVGGVVDFVEFETEKSRVRGT, encoded by the coding sequence ATGGCAGAACAGTGCATTCGTCTGAGAAACGCTACATTCTATGCGTACCATGGTGTCCTCACCAATGAGCAGGCGTCCGGGGGAAAATTCGAAGTCGATATCGATATGTTCGGGGATTTTTCGACCGCCGCGAAGAGCGACCACTTGAAGGATGCGGTCGATTACGAAAAAGTTTATCAGTCAATCAAAAGGCTCGTCATCGACAAGAGGTTTTATCTGCTGGAATCGCTTGGCACACAAATCGCGGACAATATTTTGGCGAATTTTTCCGAATTGGACCGCGTGATCGTCAAAGTGAGGAAACACTCGCCTCAAGTCGGCGGCGTAGTTGATTTCGTCGAGTTTGAAACGGAAAAGAGCCGCGTCCGGGGAACTTGA
- the folK gene encoding 2-amino-4-hydroxy-6-hydroxymethyldihydropteridine diphosphokinase, with product MGSNLEDRYGSLMNSLDMVAQLQDVKVINTSGIYETEPVEFVDQPLFLNMAAHISTPMTSLNLLRKLKQIETMIGRKPRERWREREIDIDIIFYGNEIIESEELTIPHPRAHLRRFVLQPMNEIAAHYVHPVFSKTVAQLLSECRDESRVTLISGPTRPAD from the coding sequence TTGGGCTCAAATCTCGAGGATCGATACGGATCTCTGATGAATAGTTTAGATATGGTGGCACAACTGCAGGATGTGAAGGTAATAAACACATCGGGAATCTACGAAACCGAGCCGGTCGAATTTGTCGATCAGCCATTATTTCTAAACATGGCTGCCCACATTTCTACTCCGATGACGTCGTTAAATTTGTTGAGAAAGCTTAAACAGATCGAAACAATGATCGGCAGGAAGCCGAGAGAGAGATGGCGCGAACGCGAGATCGACATCGACATAATATTTTACGGCAACGAGATTATCGAATCAGAAGAGCTGACTATTCCGCATCCCAGAGCTCACCTGCGAAGATTTGTCCTTCAGCCGATGAATGAAATTGCAGCCCATTATGTCCACCCGGTATTTAGCAAAACGGTGGCGCAGTTGTTGAGCGAATGCAGAGACGAGTCCAGAGTGACACTGATTAGCGGGCCGACGCGCCCGGCAGACTGA
- a CDS encoding deoxynucleoside kinase translates to MESTNHITDLRQIAIEGVIGAGKTSLAIKLAKFLNAKAVLEKFEENPFLEKFYEDISHYAFQTQMFFLMSRYRQQQELAQTDIFNQTLVTDYMFEKDKIFAYLNLQDNELKLYETVVSLLEKSIPKPDLVVYLQCNVDHLMANIKKRGRKIERNISKEYLQSLNEAYNYFFFRYRSSPLLIVNADEIDFVNNERDFDKLAFEILKPRKIAEYYNPILK, encoded by the coding sequence ATGGAATCGACAAATCATATCACCGATTTAAGACAGATTGCCATAGAAGGAGTCATCGGCGCGGGGAAAACGAGTCTCGCAATTAAGCTGGCAAAGTTTCTCAACGCAAAAGCCGTGCTGGAGAAGTTTGAAGAAAACCCGTTCCTCGAAAAATTCTACGAGGACATAAGCCACTACGCGTTTCAAACTCAGATGTTTTTCCTGATGAGCAGGTACAGGCAGCAGCAGGAGCTTGCGCAGACCGACATTTTCAACCAGACATTGGTCACCGATTATATGTTTGAGAAGGACAAAATATTCGCCTATTTGAATTTGCAGGATAATGAGCTGAAATTATACGAGACGGTGGTCAGTTTGCTTGAGAAAAGCATCCCGAAACCCGACCTGGTCGTCTATCTGCAGTGCAATGTCGACCATTTGATGGCAAATATCAAAAAGCGGGGAAGAAAGATCGAACGAAACATTTCGAAAGAATACCTTCAAAGCCTGAACGAAGCATACAATTATTTCTTCTTCAGATATAGGTCGTCGCCCCTTCTGATCGTGAATGCGGACGAAATCGATTTTGTCAATAATGAAAGAGACTTTGATAAGCTCGCTTTCGAGATTTTAAAGCCGCGGAAGATCGCGGAATACTATAACCCGATATTGAAGTGA
- a CDS encoding glycosyltransferase family 9 protein codes for MPNGLSKSLERTAKGGARRLLASLASWHHQRWHGFGKAEDIKRIIVIRQHNQFGDVLCTVPLLRALKTKFCLDELAVVVSPQNIDAVRGCRYVDKIINYDKLAFYRKPSLFFKFFKELRNGYDVLLVPSNVSMSLTNDIMSFFIKAKVKIGPKSLEDKPNKTHGVYDIAVDLQWDNGITHQSCRNMQVAIPLGIDPVKQDKGLEYDVDERLSGEVSELMKSVKNGTSLKVAIHAGAGKAANRWNVWNFAKLSELLHDELGADLYFTEGSFDHEIVEHLTNLIKIPFVRVRNRTIQSIAALLTQMDLTITNDTGIMHLSAAVGTSTLSLFGPTDPLQWAPAGSNHRFILGRNSDINSIEVNKVFDLAKKMALKN; via the coding sequence ATGCCGAACGGCTTAAGCAAAAGTCTCGAAAGAACCGCAAAGGGAGGCGCACGCCGGCTCCTCGCTTCTCTCGCTTCATGGCATCATCAGAGATGGCACGGATTCGGAAAAGCGGAAGACATCAAAAGAATAATTGTGATCAGGCAGCATAACCAATTCGGGGACGTGCTTTGCACCGTCCCGCTGCTTCGCGCACTGAAAACGAAATTTTGTCTCGATGAATTGGCGGTTGTCGTCTCTCCACAGAACATAGACGCCGTTCGCGGCTGCCGGTACGTCGACAAAATCATCAACTACGATAAGTTAGCCTTTTACAGGAAACCGTCTCTCTTCTTCAAATTTTTCAAAGAGCTTCGCAACGGTTACGATGTCTTACTCGTTCCATCGAACGTTTCCATGTCTCTCACGAACGACATCATGTCCTTCTTCATAAAAGCGAAAGTGAAGATCGGTCCGAAATCTCTCGAAGACAAGCCGAACAAAACGCACGGGGTTTATGACATCGCCGTAGATTTGCAATGGGACAATGGAATCACTCACCAGTCCTGCCGCAATATGCAAGTCGCGATTCCACTGGGCATCGATCCGGTCAAGCAAGACAAAGGATTGGAATACGATGTCGATGAAAGATTGTCAGGTGAAGTCAGCGAACTCATGAAATCCGTCAAGAACGGTACTTCATTAAAAGTCGCGATTCATGCTGGGGCAGGCAAGGCGGCGAACCGGTGGAACGTATGGAATTTCGCCAAGCTTTCCGAGTTGCTTCATGACGAACTCGGGGCGGATTTGTACTTCACAGAAGGCTCGTTCGATCACGAGATAGTAGAACACCTTACAAATCTGATAAAGATTCCATTTGTCCGGGTAAGAAACAGAACGATTCAATCCATAGCGGCTCTCCTCACACAGATGGACCTCACGATCACAAACGATACAGGTATCATGCACCTGTCGGCCGCGGTCGGTACATCGACACTTTCACTATTCGGTCCGACCGATCCTCTCCAGTGGGCGCCGGCGGGAAGCAATCATCGATTCATCCTCGGACGAAACAGTGACATTAACTCCATAGAAGTGAACAAAGTCTTTGACCTCGCCAAAAAGATGGCACTCAAGAATTAA
- a CDS encoding RNA methyltransferase yields the protein MLTNADIKRISELKERSGREEQAKFLIEGKRAVTEALTNNTSIERIIVNIAVDPSKFAEIFSVAEEIGIALDEVPAGKFSRLSSTGTSQGIIAIANIPSISLDDILNEVRSKRNALVIILERISDPGNFGTILRSASWFGVDAILTGEGSVDVYNPKVVRSALAAISCLKVVQEIKPSDEISKFKSIGFKIIASSQNGKTNYADYTFPQKSCLIFGSEAAGIERKTLDLCDESVMIPRVGKMESLNVGVASAIIMSEMVRQKSVLKK from the coding sequence ATGCTGACGAACGCCGACATAAAACGTATTAGCGAACTGAAAGAGAGAAGCGGAAGAGAAGAGCAGGCGAAATTCCTGATAGAGGGAAAACGTGCCGTTACGGAGGCACTAACAAATAATACAAGCATCGAGCGAATAATTGTAAACATTGCCGTTGACCCGTCTAAGTTTGCTGAAATTTTCTCTGTCGCAGAGGAGATCGGAATCGCACTCGATGAAGTACCCGCCGGAAAATTCTCCAGGCTGTCCTCGACCGGAACGAGTCAAGGAATTATTGCAATTGCAAATATTCCGTCGATTTCGTTAGATGATATTCTTAATGAAGTCCGATCCAAAAGGAATGCTCTTGTCATAATTCTTGAAAGGATTTCTGATCCTGGGAATTTCGGAACGATCCTTCGATCGGCGTCTTGGTTCGGTGTCGATGCAATCCTGACCGGGGAGGGAAGCGTCGACGTCTATAATCCCAAAGTTGTCAGGTCGGCGCTGGCAGCCATCTCATGCCTCAAGGTTGTCCAGGAGATAAAACCATCGGATGAGATTTCCAAATTCAAATCTATAGGATTCAAGATTATTGCATCAAGCCAGAATGGTAAAACGAACTATGCCGACTACACCTTTCCTCAAAAGTCGTGCTTGATTTTCGGTTCGGAGGCAGCTGGCATCGAGAGGAAGACACTCGATTTATGTGACGAATCCGTAATGATTCCGCGGGTTGGCAAAATGGAATCATTAAATGTTGGCGTTGCATCTGCGATTATCATGTCAGAAATGGTCCGACAGAAATCCGTTTTGAAAAAGTAG
- a CDS encoding FkbM family methyltransferase yields the protein MAEVFQSEVDSETMQKDLSEVSDASHFSQSIRRIIEEQRPERLLETGTYLGKGSTAVIAGALKRSGLDRSIFYSVECNPGNFDQAVHNLHRNRLLKYARVLLGISVPRSMLPTPEEITILSEEIIGNDEIFIDYQPETRVESYLKETDFPEEPDNLLEKILEEFDFKPDFVLLDSAGHMGFVEFTYLVDRLQGECCICLDDVFHIKHHKSYLQIKSDPRFEIIETSREKFGYCIAKFTPSNPRQRQQRLDKARRENKKGSKERHLLELLDRQAEIYIQANKFEIAEVILQCILSDSPEDLNALNDFSVIKILENNWEGAISLIEKVLLVDSNNQAANSNLAYIKQQFETKKKVLEAEKMIEESRFNEADIQLSNILAVNSKNIEALNAYAKLRIRNSDFAGAKETIQIMIETEPNSSCIWDRSDEYADRLINKMGESSFYEIFDFVRRLISSGKENEAHMILWKIFSSDHGVRHAIRLLKDITIPEHKKETYSVLVELQRLQRFSANRRKGYSQWGEESIIREFFEGYSETYLKFFVDAGAFNGIMGSNTRALAESGWGGILIEPNPLVFGGLKRDYEKFSSCVCLQNALSNYSADNVEMFIAMGPEGTPEGKQWEYAQVSTLNRNFADTYIKEHDFRYKPYRVNVRTLTEILTANGCPHDFGFISIDCEAEDLNVLKGLDLSIFRPKLICIESDKEVRSGTFKTHLEKWGYKFHAEICGNTFFSL from the coding sequence ATGGCAGAAGTATTTCAGAGTGAAGTCGACTCAGAAACAATGCAGAAAGATTTGTCGGAAGTAAGCGATGCTTCGCACTTTTCCCAGAGCATCAGGAGAATAATAGAAGAACAGCGGCCCGAACGATTGCTTGAGACAGGGACATATCTCGGAAAAGGTTCTACCGCCGTCATCGCAGGAGCACTAAAACGATCGGGTCTGGACAGATCCATTTTTTATTCGGTCGAATGCAATCCCGGCAACTTCGATCAGGCTGTTCATAACCTCCATCGGAATCGCCTTCTCAAATATGCCAGAGTTCTCCTGGGAATTTCCGTCCCGCGTTCAATGCTTCCGACTCCGGAAGAAATTACCATCCTGTCGGAAGAGATCATCGGCAACGACGAAATATTCATCGACTACCAGCCTGAAACCAGGGTAGAGTCTTATCTCAAAGAGACAGATTTCCCGGAGGAGCCGGATAACCTCCTTGAAAAAATACTGGAGGAGTTTGATTTCAAGCCCGACTTCGTACTTCTCGACAGCGCGGGCCACATGGGATTTGTGGAGTTTACGTATCTGGTCGATCGCCTTCAGGGAGAATGCTGCATTTGTTTGGATGACGTCTTCCATATAAAACATCATAAGAGCTACCTTCAAATTAAGTCCGACCCGCGGTTTGAAATCATCGAAACATCAAGGGAAAAATTCGGTTATTGCATAGCGAAGTTTACTCCTTCCAATCCTCGTCAAAGACAGCAACGGTTGGATAAAGCGAGACGAGAGAACAAGAAGGGAAGCAAAGAGAGGCATTTACTTGAACTGCTCGACCGACAGGCGGAGATATATATCCAGGCGAACAAGTTTGAAATTGCCGAAGTAATCCTTCAATGCATTCTTTCAGATTCTCCGGAGGACTTAAACGCACTGAACGATTTTTCCGTTATTAAAATTCTTGAGAATAATTGGGAAGGTGCAATAAGTCTAATAGAAAAAGTCTTGCTCGTCGATTCGAATAACCAGGCGGCAAATTCCAATTTAGCATATATCAAGCAGCAATTCGAAACAAAGAAAAAGGTTCTCGAAGCAGAAAAGATGATCGAAGAGTCACGTTTCAATGAGGCAGACATCCAGTTGAGCAATATCCTGGCCGTGAATTCCAAAAACATTGAAGCTCTGAATGCGTATGCAAAGCTTCGGATCAGAAATTCTGACTTTGCCGGCGCTAAAGAGACAATCCAAATAATGATCGAGACGGAACCCAACAGCTCCTGCATCTGGGACCGAAGCGACGAGTACGCAGATAGATTGATTAACAAAATGGGAGAGTCTTCCTTCTATGAGATATTCGATTTTGTTCGGAGACTTATTTCAAGCGGCAAGGAAAATGAAGCGCACATGATACTCTGGAAAATATTTTCCAGCGACCACGGCGTCCGACATGCAATAAGATTACTAAAAGACATCACCATACCCGAACATAAAAAAGAGACATACTCGGTCCTAGTTGAATTACAGCGGCTACAGCGATTTTCTGCCAACCGCAGGAAGGGATATTCCCAGTGGGGTGAGGAGTCGATCATAAGAGAGTTCTTCGAAGGATATTCCGAAACCTATTTGAAGTTTTTCGTCGACGCAGGCGCATTCAACGGAATCATGGGAAGCAACACGAGGGCTTTAGCTGAATCCGGCTGGGGTGGAATATTGATTGAACCAAATCCTCTTGTTTTCGGAGGATTGAAAAGAGATTACGAGAAATTCTCGAGCTGTGTTTGCCTCCAGAATGCCCTGTCAAATTATTCCGCGGACAACGTCGAAATGTTTATTGCGATGGGTCCGGAGGGAACACCCGAAGGCAAACAGTGGGAATATGCTCAGGTAAGTACGCTTAACAGAAATTTCGCCGACACTTACATCAAAGAGCATGACTTCCGATACAAGCCATACAGAGTCAACGTCAGAACTCTCACGGAGATTCTCACTGCCAATGGCTGCCCGCATGATTTCGGATTCATCAGCATCGACTGCGAAGCCGAAGACCTAAACGTTTTGAAAGGACTAGATCTTTCGATATTTAGGCCGAAACTAATCTGCATAGAAAGCGATAAAGAAGTACGGAGCGGCACGTTCAAGACACACTTAGAAAAATGGGGTTATAAGTTTCACGCCGAGATCTGTGGGAACACTTTCTTCTCGCTATGA
- a CDS encoding glycoside hydrolase family 99-like domain-containing protein translates to MEKDSSKKTIGIGLVEHMGDIVACEPVSRYLRGEFPEAHIVWVVRKEYRELIDTNPNIDETLVVGCLTEWILLSKTGVFDEIFDLHINKRVCPTCMVPLEKTRGELDVAELTYFNYGSLLQAFSIGAGLPALDDPPKVYIPDAVVSRVDQLNLPADCVVVHTLTNESVKDWQEAKWIQLASEITHSFGLAVVEVGIKPTLANGGLKSYINLCGKLSILETAEVIRRSTIFIGVDSGPAHLANAVGTFGIILLGKYKVYETYNPFSGDYGSGINSHLVFSKDGVSEIKTLEVFKVFGQCLTHVLRGKRFKGIIRNYSSEIRKDMAAKEAGVGRQIRAIAFHLPQFHPIPENDRWWGKGFTDWTNASKVKPLYPGHYQPHIPSELGFYDLRLKEARNSQAELAKEHGIEGFCYWHYWFGGKQLLQRPVDEIISTGEPDFKFCLAWANESWSRRWDGESKEVLQEQVYGGEPDDTNHFNYLRHAFQDKRYMTVEGKPLFLIYRPAELPDPKRTLSLWRKLAQENGFKGLYILALKTKFSKLETDWTDFGFDGEVIHHPNFDPLFEIMNYQRAFLMERKYIPPGLPREKESYPLKFDYENAAPLLKLHNDRHLKNDHVYPTVMCSWDHSPRVGKRAVVLTSPSPEAYGKWLSLEAERLSSRDHEHRLLFINAWNEWAEGMYLEPDLRFGREFLESTKGALTGQLHEGNRKSKDQEIFGDVGADDKKNSIEVHIKKARASKTNKEFSNAEKEYIMALVQASIAIGQLIHLSASQKESKMFKTRLQNMKAVSAQLNGELAEIYSMKGRFEKANAVFLEGIDLEPTAVIASFETAEEMVRRGYFLSSLHLFLNLHDKAPRDVKVLLALGFILSKIGKADKAIEAYETVLLLQRDNAQAKQALVRLKTIKHKTFDDVTAELPKSSVPPSISKKSELPNQPFKEGHLADRLPSMPSTELEGTFFTHDSASLINRQLADLLMKQNIKVKLKPLEPVDIAIKANGLNRYRHLVKSTNPRGEKADVHIRNSWPPNLDPPDDGHWVIIQPWEFGSLPKDWVSVFSNEVDEIWVPSNYVRKVYVDSGVPSEKVIVVPNGIDPNIFRPDARPFRLQSKKQFKFLFVGGTILRKGIDILLDSYTSTFNSSDDVCLVIKDFCVDSFYEGMTFRDNVNELKRKPDSPEIEYLDRNLTEEEIAGLYVSCDVLVHPYRGEGFGLPILESMACGTPPMVTNGGAALDFCDNTNSILVDASIKRLPGKEIGGRTTVDYPWIYEIETRELSSKMQWAFEHREELKKLGETASKTIRTNWSWEKAAAVAAGRIMKLISKPVVRLKPATSTSSFKESYEHARNLAINGKISESMEIFEELLSVNPEHAGVLNDLGALYFQKGDKEKAVQSFERAVKSDPQNISALKNLADLYLDVGRVAEATKTYKDILAITPNDFEVIRRIAYVCSLLGKNEEAAFFYSMAEQKSQPVDHK, encoded by the coding sequence ATGGAAAAGGATTCCAGCAAGAAAACAATCGGAATCGGTCTGGTAGAACACATGGGTGATATCGTCGCGTGCGAGCCTGTTTCGCGTTACCTCCGCGGAGAATTTCCTGAGGCGCATATAGTATGGGTGGTGCGAAAGGAGTACAGGGAGTTGATAGATACAAACCCAAATATCGACGAGACCCTCGTCGTAGGTTGCCTGACCGAATGGATACTTCTTTCCAAGACCGGAGTGTTTGATGAAATCTTTGATCTTCATATTAACAAGAGAGTTTGCCCGACTTGCATGGTTCCACTGGAAAAAACGAGAGGAGAGTTAGACGTCGCGGAACTGACTTATTTTAACTATGGGAGTCTTCTTCAGGCATTTTCAATCGGGGCAGGATTGCCCGCGCTCGATGATCCCCCGAAGGTTTACATTCCTGACGCTGTCGTGTCGCGAGTCGATCAGCTCAATCTTCCCGCCGACTGTGTCGTGGTACATACTCTTACAAACGAAAGCGTCAAAGACTGGCAGGAAGCAAAATGGATTCAGCTCGCTTCCGAGATAACTCATAGCTTCGGCTTGGCCGTTGTGGAAGTGGGCATCAAACCTACCTTAGCAAATGGCGGACTCAAAAGCTACATCAATCTGTGCGGTAAACTTTCCATCCTTGAAACGGCGGAAGTAATTCGCAGGAGCACAATTTTTATAGGAGTCGACAGCGGTCCCGCGCATCTCGCAAATGCCGTCGGAACCTTTGGAATAATATTATTGGGCAAATACAAAGTCTACGAGACTTATAATCCGTTCAGCGGGGACTACGGAAGCGGCATTAACTCTCACCTGGTCTTTTCGAAAGACGGCGTCTCAGAAATAAAAACATTGGAAGTATTTAAAGTCTTCGGGCAATGCTTGACGCACGTGCTGAGAGGAAAACGGTTCAAAGGAATAATAAGAAACTACAGTTCCGAGATTCGGAAGGATATGGCAGCGAAGGAAGCAGGAGTGGGAAGACAGATAAGGGCAATTGCATTTCACCTGCCTCAGTTTCATCCGATTCCGGAAAATGACCGCTGGTGGGGAAAGGGGTTCACCGACTGGACAAATGCTTCAAAAGTGAAGCCGCTTTATCCAGGACATTACCAGCCACATATTCCCTCCGAGTTGGGTTTCTACGACTTGCGTCTGAAGGAGGCAAGAAATTCGCAGGCCGAACTGGCGAAAGAACACGGGATAGAAGGGTTTTGCTACTGGCACTATTGGTTCGGCGGGAAACAATTATTGCAGAGACCTGTGGATGAAATCATTTCAACCGGCGAACCAGATTTCAAATTCTGTCTCGCATGGGCAAATGAAAGCTGGAGCCGCCGATGGGACGGCGAGAGCAAAGAAGTGTTGCAGGAGCAAGTCTACGGCGGTGAACCCGACGACACGAATCATTTCAACTATCTACGACATGCATTTCAAGATAAACGATACATGACCGTCGAAGGAAAACCGCTCTTTCTGATTTACAGGCCAGCAGAACTGCCCGATCCTAAACGGACGCTCTCGCTCTGGAGAAAGCTGGCACAAGAGAACGGATTCAAAGGCCTGTACATCCTGGCCCTGAAGACGAAGTTCAGTAAACTGGAAACCGACTGGACTGATTTCGGATTCGACGGAGAGGTGATCCATCATCCTAATTTTGACCCTCTGTTCGAAATAATGAACTACCAGCGTGCATTCTTAATGGAACGGAAATACATACCGCCAGGTTTGCCGAGAGAAAAGGAATCATACCCGCTTAAGTTCGATTACGAAAACGCGGCGCCATTGTTGAAATTACACAACGATCGTCACCTCAAAAACGACCATGTCTATCCCACCGTGATGTGCTCGTGGGATCATAGTCCCAGAGTCGGGAAAAGGGCCGTCGTACTTACATCGCCTTCTCCGGAAGCGTATGGAAAATGGTTATCGTTAGAGGCTGAAAGACTTTCAAGCAGGGACCACGAGCATCGACTACTCTTCATCAATGCATGGAACGAATGGGCAGAAGGTATGTACCTCGAACCCGACTTGAGATTCGGAAGGGAATTCCTTGAATCAACAAAGGGAGCATTGACCGGACAACTCCATGAAGGAAATCGAAAATCGAAAGATCAGGAAATATTCGGCGACGTTGGAGCCGACGACAAGAAAAATTCCATCGAGGTGCACATCAAGAAAGCAAGGGCGAGCAAAACAAACAAGGAATTTTCGAATGCTGAAAAAGAATATATCATGGCCCTCGTACAGGCTTCGATTGCGATCGGGCAGCTCATACACCTGTCCGCTTCGCAGAAAGAGAGCAAAATGTTCAAGACTCGCCTGCAAAACATGAAGGCCGTATCTGCCCAGCTCAATGGAGAGCTTGCGGAAATTTATTCCATGAAGGGCAGATTTGAAAAAGCCAACGCGGTTTTCCTCGAAGGGATCGACCTTGAACCGACGGCAGTGATCGCATCTTTCGAGACTGCCGAAGAAATGGTCAGGAGAGGTTATTTCTTAAGCAGCCTGCATCTTTTCCTTAACCTGCACGACAAAGCCCCACGCGACGTGAAAGTCCTTCTTGCCTTGGGCTTTATTCTGTCGAAGATCGGAAAGGCTGACAAGGCGATAGAGGCATACGAAACGGTGCTGCTGTTGCAAAGAGATAACGCACAGGCCAAGCAGGCATTGGTTCGGTTGAAAACAATCAAACATAAAACTTTTGATGATGTGACTGCCGAACTTCCAAAATCTAGCGTACCACCATCTATCTCAAAAAAGAGTGAGCTTCCGAATCAACCATTCAAAGAAGGTCACCTTGCAGACCGACTTCCTTCGATGCCAAGTACTGAGTTGGAGGGTACGTTCTTTACCCATGATTCCGCGTCTCTAATAAATCGGCAGCTGGCTGACTTACTGATGAAACAGAACATAAAGGTTAAGCTGAAACCACTGGAGCCAGTGGACATTGCCATCAAAGCAAACGGGCTAAATCGTTACCGGCACTTAGTCAAAAGTACCAATCCGAGAGGCGAAAAGGCAGACGTTCATATTCGCAATAGTTGGCCGCCAAATCTAGATCCCCCGGATGACGGTCACTGGGTGATAATTCAACCGTGGGAGTTTGGCAGTCTGCCAAAAGACTGGGTGAGCGTTTTCTCCAATGAGGTTGATGAAATTTGGGTCCCAAGCAATTACGTTCGCAAAGTCTATGTCGACAGCGGAGTCCCGAGCGAAAAGGTCATAGTAGTTCCGAATGGGATTGATCCGAATATTTTCCGGCCTGACGCGAGACCGTTCCGTTTACAATCGAAGAAGCAGTTCAAATTCCTGTTTGTCGGAGGCACGATTCTTAGAAAAGGGATCGACATTTTGCTTGATTCATACACCTCAACTTTCAATTCCTCAGACGATGTCTGCCTTGTAATCAAAGATTTTTGTGTAGACTCGTTTTACGAGGGAATGACTTTCAGAGATAATGTGAACGAACTGAAACGAAAACCCGATTCTCCTGAAATCGAATACCTGGACAGAAACTTGACAGAAGAAGAGATCGCAGGACTTTATGTCTCGTGCGATGTATTAGTTCACCCGTATCGCGGAGAAGGGTTCGGATTGCCAATACTCGAATCCATGGCCTGCGGCACACCTCCGATGGTTACCAACGGAGGAGCCGCGCTGGATTTTTGCGACAATACAAACAGTATACTCGTGGATGCTTCCATCAAGCGGCTTCCCGGAAAGGAAATCGGCGGTAGAACCACTGTCGACTACCCTTGGATCTATGAGATCGAGACGCGTGAACTGTCTTCCAAAATGCAGTGGGCTTTCGAACACAGGGAAGAGCTGAAGAAGCTGGGAGAAACCGCAAGCAAAACTATCAGGACAAACTGGTCTTGGGAGAAGGCAGCTGCGGTGGCAGCCGGCAGAATTATGAAATTGATTTCAAAACCCGTTGTTCGATTGAAGCCGGCTACATCAACGAGCAGTTTCAAGGAGAGTTACGAGCATGCGCGAAACCTTGCGATCAACGGAAAGATTTCAGAATCGATGGAAATATTTGAGGAACTGTTAAGCGTGAATCCTGAACATGCCGGAGTGCTAAACGACCTTGGCGCACTTTACTTTCAGAAAGGTGACAAGGAAAAGGCAGTTCAATCATTTGAAAGAGCAGTTAAGTCGGATCCTCAGAACATCAGCGCACTGAAGAACCTTGCCGATCTTTACTTAGATGTCGGACGTGTCGCGGAGGCGACAAAAACCTATAAAGACATTTTGGCGATTACACCAAATGATTTTGAAGTAATACGACGAATTGCGTATGTCTGCTCTCTGCTCGGAAAAAACGAAGAGGCTGCATTTTTTTACTCGATGGCTGAACAAAAGAGTCAACCCGTGGACCACAAATGA